The genomic stretch CAGACCTGACCTGCAAAAGGCGGAGCCGCTCAGAGGGCCGCTGGCGAGCCAGAAGTCACCTCCAAACCACTCAGAGAGAAGAGACAAAGAGCCCGCCAAGGGTAAGTCGAACACCATGCCGCTGCATGAGGTTGAATGCTTCAAGGCAGATAAAATGCCTGCCTCCAAAATTGGCGAGTTCGAGCGGCAGTTGCAGGGGCAAGAGAACGGGTTGAATCGGCTTACTGTTGATGAGTATTTGAAGAATATTGCTAATCCGGTGAAACGAAGCCCTGCGGCTGCCAAAAAGGCACGCAAGGATCTACAAGATCAATTGGAAGAGCGTTTTCTGAATGATTTTCCAGACTTGGATGTACTCGAAGCGGAGGAAGCTGCAATAAAAAAAGCCAAGGAAACGATGGCAAACCTTGCTGGGCTGCACAACCCCGATCTGAGTGCTGGTGGCAAGGATATCATTGGCGACTTCGGTGACCGACAGGTTAACTCCAGCATTGGGCCTCAGTGGAGACCAAAAATTCAAAACCTTAAAGCAGCTGCTGAGAAGGTACCTGAATCCTTGCGGGATTCAACTTTCCTCAACGTGAAATTACACAAGTGCTGAAGGAGGCATCCGTGGACAAGGTATTTGCTAGATTCCTAGAAAAGTTTGGCAGCCCGGTTGATCGTCAGGAAGTGCCAGCTTCGAGTATCGAGCGTTATAGGGGTAAACTACCCAATCAGCTTCTGGAATATTGGGCTGAGCACGGCTGGTGCGGATACGGTGATGGAATTTTTTGGATAGTGAACCCGCAAGAATACGAAGGAGTGGTGGCTTCGTGGCTTGAGGGAACAGAATTTGAAAAACGCGACACTTACCACCTAATTGCCCGTGGAGCGTTCGGCGATCTCTATCTATGGGGCGAGAAAACGGGATTTTCACTGAAGATAACCAGCGTCTTTTCGCGATGCGTAATTCATGACTTTGAACCCACCCCCGAGCAAATGGATCGTAAGCTTCAAGACTTTATCGTGTCCAGAAAAGTGGACTCTAACGATGTGGAAGATTTGTTCAAGGCGGCAAGAAAAAAGCTCGGCACTCTTCGCCATGATGAGATGTATGGTTTTGTTCCAGCGTTAATGCTTGGTGGGTCGGCATCCCTTGATCATGTTGAGAAACTAAAAGCAGTGGAGCATTTAATTCTGCTGTCTCAGCTCGCAGAGCTTGAGCCATATAGTTTTTAAGGCATGCTTGCCGCCTGAAGTATCTAAGCTAGTTGCCGCTTATGCGGCAGCAATTGATCGATTTCACTGGCCCGCTGCGTCGGCAGCCGCATCAGAACGTCTTTGAGATAGGCGTACGGATCGTGCCCATTCATGCGCGCTGACTGGATCAGGCTCATGATTGCAGCCGCCCGCTTGCCGCTGCGCAGCGACCCGGCAAACAGCCAGTTCGAGCGTCCGAGTGCCCACGGCCGTACGCTTGTCGGGGAAAAATTACTGGAAGGGAAAAACAAAAGGCCCATTCAATAAACGAATGAGCCTTTAAAGTCCCGCAAAACGCGGGTAAACGTGGCGTCCCCTAGGGGACTCGAACCCCTGTTACCGCCGTGAAAGGGCGGTGTCCTAGGCCACTAGACGAAGGGGACGTAACCTTCGCGAAGATCCACTTGCGTGAACCCTGGCAGAAATGGTGGAGCTAAGCGGGATCGAACCGCTGACCTCCTGCATGCCATGCAGGCGCTCTCCCAGCTGAGCTATAGCCCCGAAACAAAAGGCTCATCAATAATCGACGAGCCTTTTAAAGCCCTGCAAAACGCAGGAAAAGTGGCGTCCCCTAGGGGACTCGA from Pseudomonas putida encodes the following:
- a CDS encoding DUF1851 domain-containing protein, which gives rise to MDKVFARFLEKFGSPVDRQEVPASSIERYRGKLPNQLLEYWAEHGWCGYGDGIFWIVNPQEYEGVVASWLEGTEFEKRDTYHLIARGAFGDLYLWGEKTGFSLKITSVFSRCVIHDFEPTPEQMDRKLQDFIVSRKVDSNDVEDLFKAARKKLGTLRHDEMYGFVPALMLGGSASLDHVEKLKAVEHLILLSQLAELEPYSF